From a single Lewinella sp. LCG006 genomic region:
- a CDS encoding T9SS type A sorting domain-containing protein, whose product MRLLLILVGFLSIGSLSLSAQHLCGTHPDSEGFELQKSRLLHNLRAAAEGTVTARDVSFVPIRFHVGAKNDGTGRISVNKVLDQLCELNEDFAPYDIQFFLAGGNINFINNTAFYENHSATQNSVMAIQKDPRALNVFIVESANTGNNPGDGVTLAYYSIPRDWIVITKTYIRDNDATLSHEIGHFFSLMHTFNGWECGGYNTEDVSAPTSPSCGSPATERANGSNCETSGDFICDTPPDYNNGLGWNNCNFTLNVLDPQGNVIDPDERNYMSYFLSCPDEDYYFSVQQNEAVQQDLNSFSRNYLRLDPVPNVPVITEGTTANYPINDEVTDAYNYVNFQWEAVPGATAYFLEIDRVATFSIDPIRLVVYGNSKVITELDPNRNYYWRVRPFNAMSGCAPISSLVSFRTGTGATNVETPAFVEEFTVSPNPVVGQSELQIRLSSQEAFNGMIEVLDITGRPTGVQRQYDFAAGAQQLSLGIDRLTNGIYLLQITTTEGRLTQKIVVAN is encoded by the coding sequence ATGCGTCTACTTCTTATTCTTGTTGGCTTCCTTAGCATAGGTAGTCTTAGCCTCTCGGCCCAGCATTTGTGTGGCACCCATCCTGATAGCGAAGGGTTTGAACTACAAAAAAGCCGCTTGCTCCATAATTTAAGGGCTGCTGCCGAAGGAACAGTCACCGCTCGTGACGTATCTTTTGTACCGATTCGCTTTCACGTAGGTGCGAAAAATGACGGCACCGGACGCATTAGTGTCAACAAAGTACTTGACCAATTATGTGAATTGAATGAAGATTTCGCGCCCTATGACATCCAGTTTTTTCTGGCCGGTGGCAATATTAACTTCATCAACAATACGGCTTTCTACGAAAATCACAGTGCTACCCAAAATAGTGTGATGGCCATCCAGAAGGATCCACGGGCTTTGAATGTATTCATTGTCGAAAGCGCTAATACGGGCAACAACCCTGGTGATGGCGTTACTTTGGCTTATTACAGCATCCCACGTGATTGGATTGTGATAACCAAAACCTACATCCGTGACAATGATGCTACCCTAAGCCACGAAATTGGTCACTTCTTTTCCCTGATGCATACCTTCAATGGATGGGAATGCGGTGGTTACAACACCGAAGATGTATCTGCACCAACTTCGCCATCTTGCGGAAGCCCTGCTACCGAGCGGGCCAATGGTTCTAATTGTGAAACTTCAGGAGACTTCATTTGTGATACACCTCCTGATTACAACAATGGACTGGGTTGGAACAACTGCAATTTCACCCTCAACGTACTCGATCCTCAAGGTAATGTAATTGACCCTGACGAGCGCAACTACATGAGCTACTTCCTGAGTTGCCCAGATGAAGATTACTATTTTTCCGTTCAACAAAACGAAGCTGTTCAGCAAGACTTGAACTCTTTTTCTCGCAATTACCTGCGCCTGGATCCTGTGCCTAATGTACCTGTGATTACCGAAGGTACAACAGCGAACTACCCCATTAATGATGAAGTTACGGATGCTTACAATTACGTCAACTTCCAATGGGAGGCAGTACCAGGAGCTACCGCATACTTCCTGGAAATTGACCGCGTAGCCACTTTCTCGATTGATCCTATCCGTCTGGTCGTTTACGGCAACAGCAAGGTCATTACGGAACTAGACCCTAATCGCAACTATTATTGGCGCGTTCGTCCTTTCAATGCAATGTCTGGCTGTGCGCCAATTAGCAGCCTGGTTTCTTTCCGTACGGGAACCGGTGCAACCAATGTTGAAACGCCTGCTTTTGTAGAAGAATTTACCGTTTCTCCGAACCCTGTTGTAGGCCAAAGTGAGCTACAGATCAGGCTCAGCAGCCAGGAGGCTTTCAACGGGATGATTGAAGTATTGGACATCACTGGCCGCCCAACGGGTGTACAGCGCCAATACGACTTCGCAGCTGGTGCTCAGCAATTGAGTCTCGGTATTGATCGCCTCACCAATGGCATCTATCTTTTACAGATAACGACTACGGAAGGTAGACTTACCCAAAAAATAGTAGTGGCCAATTAA
- a CDS encoding T9SS type A sorting domain-containing protein has product MQIIYKVFALALLLGVLSPLNSQNQEPAPCGTRIGVSPWLRDFQNRIHSSSRTDDVLYLPLQVHMVGTDQGTGYMSTKAVFQAFCTLNEDFAQANIQFFLANPINYIDNSGYYQHEFDGGYDMMAQNNFPNVINCYIVEDPAGNCGYFFPGVDGIALAKGCTGPNDHTWAHEVGHFLSLPHPFYGWEGETHNYSSPAPLSWEGWQVEKVDGSNCTNAGDGFCDTAPDYLNYRWNCNADGFSSTVQTDPNGATFVSDGTLYMSYSNAACKSTFSDDQIAAMRANIEEVRTNLITLPPAVEDITISAQDEINLLVPASGVLAEGDPVTLTWEAIPGATHYIVQVNPFNFFSIIFEEQIVEGPSIQISGLQPNRTHYWRIKPFNWYNTCSDFTSSSSFETGITTATQERLPGESFQISPNPSSTGQVSLRIQTTTNTLANWQLIDSRGSLQQTGSFQTSTGTQEQVLDISGLPAGLYFIQLQLDGRQSVHKLMVN; this is encoded by the coding sequence ATGCAAATTATCTACAAAGTCTTTGCATTAGCGCTCTTGCTTGGAGTGCTATCTCCCCTAAATAGTCAGAACCAGGAACCAGCTCCTTGTGGCACCCGGATTGGCGTCAGCCCCTGGTTGAGGGATTTCCAAAACAGGATACACAGTTCTTCTCGCACCGATGATGTGCTGTATTTGCCGCTTCAGGTACACATGGTGGGCACTGATCAAGGGACGGGCTACATGTCTACCAAAGCTGTTTTTCAAGCGTTCTGCACGCTCAACGAAGATTTTGCGCAGGCCAATATCCAATTCTTCCTGGCCAACCCCATCAATTATATCGATAATTCCGGCTATTACCAACATGAGTTTGATGGCGGCTACGATATGATGGCACAAAACAACTTTCCCAATGTGATCAATTGCTACATCGTTGAAGATCCAGCGGGCAACTGTGGCTATTTCTTTCCTGGTGTAGACGGAATTGCACTAGCCAAAGGTTGTACTGGACCCAACGACCATACCTGGGCTCATGAAGTAGGCCACTTTCTGTCACTCCCCCACCCTTTCTATGGTTGGGAAGGCGAGACCCACAACTACAGCTCCCCTGCTCCTTTATCCTGGGAAGGCTGGCAAGTAGAAAAAGTAGATGGTAGCAATTGCACCAATGCTGGCGATGGCTTTTGCGATACCGCGCCAGACTACCTCAACTACCGTTGGAATTGTAATGCCGATGGCTTCTCTAGCACCGTACAAACAGACCCCAACGGAGCCACCTTCGTCTCTGATGGAACGCTGTACATGTCTTATTCAAACGCTGCTTGCAAAAGCACATTTTCTGACGATCAAATCGCAGCCATGCGGGCCAATATCGAGGAGGTGCGTACCAACCTGATCACCCTCCCTCCTGCCGTGGAAGACATCACTATTTCAGCGCAAGACGAAATCAATCTCCTCGTTCCGGCAAGCGGTGTACTGGCAGAGGGCGACCCCGTCACCTTGACCTGGGAAGCCATCCCCGGTGCTACCCATTATATCGTCCAGGTGAATCCTTTCAACTTTTTCAGCATCATCTTCGAGGAGCAGATTGTTGAAGGACCAAGTATTCAGATCAGTGGCTTACAGCCCAACCGTACTCATTACTGGCGAATCAAGCCTTTCAATTGGTACAATACCTGTAGTGATTTCACTTCCTCTTCAAGTTTTGAAACGGGTATCACCACTGCTACCCAAGAACGCTTGCCCGGAGAATCCTTCCAGATTTCACCCAACCCCTCCTCAACAGGCCAGGTAAGCCTGCGCATACAAACGACGACTAACACCCTGGCCAATTGGCAACTGATCGATAGTAGGGGTAGCTTGCAACAAACAGGTAGTTTCCAGACCAGTACAGGAACGCAGGAACAAGTGTTGGATATCTCGGGCCTCCCTGCTGGTTTGTACTTTATTCAATTGCAACTTGACGGTCGGCAATCGGTTCATAAATTGATGGTCAATTAA
- a CDS encoding DUF6794 domain-containing protein, with translation MRTLLFSLLSLLSLAISAQGDPAATEEQYESSYEWRVRQERLFEVYIPKDLGEVFNQLNQLSETSGRENFRRLSEQEAATKPFFGLGRWMSHNWGFYGGSRLTAYLNQLNLYHPDDMTRFLLVMYHRHLNKKNLDPRPVVEGLLKLRREQEQQRILEGGEIIHQESRILDSIPGGN, from the coding sequence ATGCGTACCCTACTTTTTAGTTTATTGAGTCTGTTATCGCTGGCTATTTCTGCGCAAGGAGACCCGGCGGCCACGGAAGAACAGTACGAGTCTTCTTACGAGTGGCGGGTCCGGCAGGAAAGGCTTTTTGAGGTCTATATCCCCAAAGATTTAGGAGAGGTCTTTAACCAACTCAACCAACTTTCAGAAACTTCTGGTAGAGAAAATTTCCGCCGCCTTAGTGAACAAGAAGCTGCTACCAAACCTTTCTTCGGACTTGGCCGCTGGATGTCACACAACTGGGGCTTTTATGGAGGATCACGCCTGACGGCCTATTTAAACCAACTTAACCTGTACCACCCCGACGACATGACCCGTTTTTTGTTGGTCATGTATCACCGCCATCTCAACAAAAAAAATCTTGACCCTCGCCCAGTTGTGGAAGGGTTGTTGAAGCTACGCCGCGAGCAGGAACAGCAGAGAATATTAGAGGGAGGTGAAATCATCCACCAGGAAAGCAGAATTCTGGATTCTATTCCTGGGGGGAATTAG
- the mdh gene encoding malate dehydrogenase, with protein sequence MSKVTVVGAGNVGATCANVLAHKDLVKEIVLLDIVGDTARGKALDTWQQAPIDYYSTRLMGTDDYADTANSDIVVITAGIPRKPGMSRDDLISTNAKIVQSVTKSIMEYSPNPIIIIVSNPLDVMTYAAHVASGLDRSRVFGMAGILDTARYRAFLSTALDVSPKDIQALLLGGHGDTMVPLPRYTTVAGIPVTELIDAESLDAIVERTKSGGGELVKLMGTSAWYAPGAAAAQMVEAIVRDEKRIFPCCTLLNGEYGQNDVYLGVPVKLGANGIEQLLEIQLNEDEQALMDTSSSHVKAVMDVYDSLK encoded by the coding sequence ATGAGTAAAGTAACCGTAGTTGGTGCCGGTAATGTTGGAGCTACCTGCGCAAACGTTTTAGCCCACAAAGACCTCGTAAAAGAAATAGTTCTGCTGGATATTGTCGGTGATACCGCCCGTGGTAAAGCCCTTGATACCTGGCAACAAGCTCCTATTGATTACTACAGCACCCGCCTGATGGGTACCGATGATTATGCTGATACAGCTAATTCTGATATTGTAGTGATTACTGCAGGTATTCCACGTAAGCCAGGAATGAGCCGTGACGATCTAATTTCGACCAACGCAAAGATCGTACAGAGCGTAACCAAGTCGATCATGGAGTATTCTCCTAACCCGATCATTATCATTGTCTCTAACCCATTGGACGTGATGACGTACGCTGCCCATGTTGCTTCTGGCTTGGATCGCAGTCGCGTTTTCGGGATGGCTGGTATTTTGGATACTGCTCGTTACCGGGCCTTCCTTTCTACCGCGCTTGACGTTTCTCCAAAAGATATTCAGGCCCTTCTGTTGGGTGGCCACGGTGATACCATGGTACCTCTGCCTCGCTACACCACAGTGGCAGGTATTCCGGTAACGGAACTAATTGATGCGGAAAGCCTTGATGCAATTGTTGAGCGGACCAAGTCGGGTGGTGGTGAACTCGTGAAACTGATGGGTACTTCTGCCTGGTATGCGCCTGGCGCAGCAGCAGCTCAAATGGTAGAAGCCATCGTTCGTGACGAAAAACGTATTTTCCCTTGTTGTACGCTCCTCAATGGAGAATACGGGCAAAACGATGTTTACCTTGGTGTGCCTGTGAAGTTAGGTGCCAATGGTATCGAACAACTACTGGAAATTCAGCTTAATGAAGATGAGCAGGCCTTGATGGATACCTCCTCTTCTCACGTAAAAGCCGTAATGGACGTTTACGATAGCTTGAAGTAA